One genomic region from Pyxicephalus adspersus chromosome 1, UCB_Pads_2.0, whole genome shotgun sequence encodes:
- the LOC140341180 gene encoding olfactory receptor 51I2-like codes for MENGNFSQPSILTLSFGDLTSMRYLYCVIVVFGYAVTLIFNGIVITTIKLNRTLHKPMYIFISALCFNGFYGSSSFLPSLFVNLLRKTQTISYTFCLAQLFCIHTYGSIEMSILAVMGYDRYVCICNPLRYNSIMTLSTVFKLILGAYLQPILLFGAHFILTIRLPLCSSEILKIYCDNWSVVRLSCIDTTLNNIFGIFVASITLAVIPLFTFFTYVQIFRVCVKSSTEVRDKAIQTCSPHLISLVSFITDALFEILLYRFVPDKLPYELRVIMSLQILVVPPLLNPFLYGVRMKEIRTKIVELFRNSLKDKSLLV; via the coding sequence ATGGAAAATGGAAACTTCTCCCAACCATCCATACTGACGCTCAGCTTTGGAGACCTAACATCCATGAGATATCTGTATTGTGTCATAGTTGTGTTTGGATATGCAGTCACTCTTATTTTCAATGGTATAGTGATCACTACAATCAAACTGAACAGAACTTTACACAAacctatgtacatttttatatcgGCTTTGTGCTTCAATGGCTTCTACGGGAGTAGCTCCTTTTTGCCCAGTCTCTTTGTGAACCTTCTTCGGAAAACCCAAACTATTTCATACACCTTTTGCCTGGCCCAATTATTTTGCATCCACACTTACGGCTCCATCGAGATGAGCATACTGGCAGTGATGGGTTATGACCGCTATGTTTGTATCTGCAACCCGCTGAGATACAACAGCATCATGACCTTATCTACAGTATTTAAACTGATTCTGGGAGCTTATCTACAGCCTATTCTATTATTCGGGGCCCACTTTATATTGACAATCAGACTGCCATTATGTTCCTCAGAAATCCTAAAGATCTACTGTGACAATTGGTCGGTGGTGAGACTCTCTTGCATCGACACAACTTTGAATAATATCTTTGGAATCTTTGTGGCTTCCATAACGCTGGCAGTGATTCCGCTCTTCACATTCTTTACTTATGTACAGATTTTTAGAGTCTGTGTGAAGTCTTCAACAGAAGTCAGAGACAAGGCCATTCAGACCTGTTCTCCCCACTTGATAAGCCTTGTGAGCTTTATAACCGATGCCCTCTTTGAGATCCTTCTCTACCGATTTGTTCCAGATAAGCTGCCATATGAATTAAGAGTCATTATGTCTTTGCAAATTCTGGTGGTGCCACCGCTGTTAAATCCTTTCCTTTATGGGGTGAGGATGAAGGAAATAAGAACTAAGATAGTGGAACTCTTCAGAAATTCTTTGAAGGATAAATCACTATTGGTGTAA